In Rhodohalobacter sp. 614A, the sequence GACTTTTTCGCCCCCACCTGTACATTTCACGGATCCGATCAATTTTTTTCTCCTGGTCTTTTTTGTCCATCGTAATCACTCGATTGGAAAACCGGTATTCCACATCCAGTTCATTAAGCTCTTCAAATATTCCTGCCCAGGTTTGAAATGGCACTCCACTTATGGTGATTACACCAACGTATTGATCACCAATTTTCAACCGATAGTACTCCGGAACCTGCAGGGCTCGCCGTACTTTGCCTGGTGGTTTTTTTGCACAGGGTAGCTGAATAATATCCGAATAGCCGATTATTCCGTCTATAAAATCGGGATGATCGGGATGATGAACCGGCTGCCGAACGCCATTCAGGTTATATGCAAGCTCGGACAGGATGTCATCCGCATCCATCCTTTCCAGGAAAAAATCATCGATAGCCTTAAGCTCTTCTTCAATCTCTACAAGATGAGAGGTAAACTCCGTTGCGTCCGGCCGGTCCCCCGGCATCCATACGACCGAAAACACATATCGGTTTGTATAATAGGATTGCCCGCTCGAAAATCGTTGTCGTCGTAAAAGATCAATGCTGTAGTTTACCGCGTCCGGATATTGACCGGTTGTTGGGTAATCTTTTAACTCCGATCGCTGACCTGAGAAGTAAAAAGCCCAGCCATTTCCATATCGGCTTAGGAACCTGGCTATAATGCCAGAAGCATGGTCTTGCATCGTCGTTGTCTGATGAGAAAGGCTGGGGCCGCGATAAACAAACATTGCAAGGAGACCACCATCTTTAAGCCGCAGTATACCATGCTTCGGGTCTTCAAAATGGCTGTAGTTAAGCAAGTCTGTTACTGCAAGGGGATCGTCTCTATGCTCCTGGCGGCTTAGTATCCACCAAAAGAATAGCCCGCCAGCGGGTACTCCAACTCCGATGAAAAATAAGATCTCAGCCATAACAATTAGTGCAGGGTTGGTATTGATTTTGTTTTTTTCTTTCGATCATGGTCTATTCGTGGACGCGGCCTGAGATGGTTGTTCGCACTAATAATTTTTCCTAACCACAACATCAGGAAAAACTCGTCCTTTTCTTCTGCTTTGATAAGGACTCGGTATAATAGCATTCCTACAATGATACTGGCCACCACGCCAATCCAGGTAATACCGAACATGAGCAAAACAATCATTAAACATCCAACCAGCAGTCCAAAAAGCCCGTGAGAAAGTCCGGCGATCTTTGGCCTGCGAATCAGAGGTTGATAAACGGTATTTTTTTTATTGTCCTTCAAATGACTGCTCCCCCGAAGAAAAGGTTTACAAGGCCTATCGCCCCAAAAGCAATGGTAGCACCAATAATAACTTTTCCAAGTCGTTGCCACCCCGCTGCATCATTCTGTCGGGCAACGGCAATTGTCCCTGCACCTACAATGAACCCTAAAACGATTAAGGCAATAGCAATTGGGCCTGTCAGAAAATCGACGATATCCCATATGATTTGTGTAATTTGCAGCTGACCACCTATGGCCCCGCCGCCGGTCGTGGATCCAAATGCTACCGCTGGAACTATTATGAGTAAAGGAAGAGCCGTAATGGTTCGAATTAGTGTTTTTATATGTGTTTTCATGATTGGTTGGGTTTGGTTTTAGGGTAGATGGTTAGAAATTCCGGTCGCATGATCGCCGTATCGTAGTTGAACTCAACCCGGACAATCTCTCTCACCTTCCGTCCGTCCGGTCCCTTGCTTAAAAAGAGTATCAGATCAATCGCTTCACCTGCAAACATTTGGTCTAACGGGTTGTCCCAGGCGAGTTCTGCCATTCTAAAAAACCGCATAAACCCCTGTCGTGCTCCGCCGGCATGCAACGTACAAAATCCTCCAACATGGCCCGTATCCCAGGCATTGAGAACCTCTTTCGCCTCAATGCCCCTTACCTCTCCAACGATAATCCGGTCCGGGTTTTTCCGAAGGGATTTTTTAACATTCTCTGCCATGCTCCAGGACTGATTCTTTTCAGTCTTTACTGTAAACAGGTACTCATGATTTTCAAAGGAGCAGTTGACCTCGTGTTCATCCTCCATGATGATTGGCCGCTCATTTGGGCTTACACGCGCTAATTCACCAATGAGACTATTTAGAAATGATGTTTTCCCGCTGGACGTAGACCCACAAATGAGAATATTCGATTTATTTAGTAAATGCTGAACAAGCAATTCCCGAATCTCATCATTTACGTAATCTGTTATGGGAAAATCCATTCCGGGCTTTCGGATCACTATGCTCGGTCCCGGCTCTGGAGTGATGGGCGGTACAGAAGCTTCCAGCCGACAATTAAAAAGCTCCTTGGGCAAGATAGCCGACAGCGTAGGATGTTCCTGTGTAA encodes:
- a CDS encoding ATPase, T2SS/T4P/T4SS family, which codes for MVTGDKAHIDSLKYFLGDVYDLLERPDITDIEINSGASHVFVEGAKGREKTSIAINRPNMVAFLNKIASMKDSTITQEHPTLSAILPKELFNCRLEASVPPITPEPGPSIVIRKPGMDFPITDYVNDEIRELLVQHLLNKSNILICGSTSSGKTSFLNSLIGELARVSPNERPIIMEDEHEVNCSFENHEYLFTVKTEKNQSWSMAENVKKSLRKNPDRIIVGEVRGIEAKEVLNAWDTGHVGGFCTLHAGGARQGFMRFFRMAELAWDNPLDQMFAGEAIDLILFLSKGPDGRKVREIVRVEFNYDTAIMRPEFLTIYPKTKPNQS
- a CDS encoding TrbC/VirB2 family protein, whose amino-acid sequence is MKTHIKTLIRTITALPLLIIVPAVAFGSTTGGGAIGGQLQITQIIWDIVDFLTGPIAIALIVLGFIVGAGTIAVARQNDAAGWQRLGKVIIGATIAFGAIGLVNLFFGGAVI